GTGGATTGCTGCAGTAGGACACGACTACGTTGGTGTCGTTTACCTGCAACACGTCAAACCAGTTCTGTCCTATAACATACTGGAAGTTGTCTCCAGCACGCCAGTTGCGGTAGCTGCTTCCTGAGTGGTTAATAATGCGGACAGACCACTTGACCCAATCGTACTTCCTCGCCAGGAAACTGAGCAGCTCCTGGGCTGTGTCTTGGAgactccctccctctttctcttggACCAGTCTCTGGATGTCCAGGCATGCCTGCTCTGCAAATGACTTCACACATTCTTCAATGACTGCCTTCATCTTGGTCTCGACCTCATGGATTCTCTCGCTCCATTCAGAGATCTTCTCCTGCTCAATATCTTCCCCTTGAGTGAGGGCACAATGACCTAGCAAGGCAATCAACCCCAGGCAGAAGAGTTCCTTCATCCGGACACAGAAATCTTCTAGGACCCTTCTGTTCCTAGCCTCATATTTTTCCACCACCTCCAGGATGGACTCCCCGAAAGTGTTCGTGCCCATCAAGGCATCGTACAGCACAAAGAGGTTCCTCTCACCTCCCGTCTTGCTAAAATGATCCAAGAACAAACGCATTTTGACCTCCCGAAACTGGGGCTTGGCTTCCAAGATGTCGAGATATTTGCGGAACTGGTTGCGTAGGTTCTCCTCGATGGAAAAGTATTGAGAATCGACACGTCCCTTCTGTATCTCACGGTTGATGTCTTCGAGCTGGGACGAGATCACGTCAAGCCTATTCCTCACGACTAGGAACTGCTCCTTGACATAGAACACCTCCTTACTTTCAACGTTGTCCAAAGCTAGCTTCAGGACCGGAGCAGCAGCTTCACACAGGGGAAATATCTCCCCGACCGTGCTAGCCAAGACCTCAGCTCCTCTCTCGAACAGCTCCATTACAGCCTCGATGGCCTCCTTCTTCTGTGCAACCACTTTCTCCAGTGGGTTAGGCATGGCTAAAATCATCAACCAAGAAAAAACAATTACGAACATGCAGTCCTGAAAACCATACTGTCACAGAGATCGGCTTTGATCGCAACTTCATCTGGAATTAtcaataacaaaatatatttcttgatcattattttttatttttttagaaacatACTTAGCATTTTATATGATGGCATGATCTAGCACTCAAGGAAgggataagaaaaaaaatccatacaaGTTGTGTGTTTAGGATGATGTTTTTTGTGGTATGGATGTATGAACAAAATATGAATGTCCATATTCTAAACATTCAGAAGCTACCAATTTAACAGGACTCATCGTGAACTTTTGAACTAGCAATCGGTTTtccaaagaaatacaaatagatagataaataaataaataaacaaacaatgacGCATGGAAAAGCCACCTTTCATGTTGGCTGGGAAACGTGCTATTTTTAGCTCGCGCTAAAAACAACCCAATGAGAACCCAATGAGAACCAATATCGGAAAACTGAATCGAATGGATTACAGTTGGTGTACGTTTTTTAATGGTCTTTACAGGTGAAATTCAAGGGCCCCTGCAAAGAGCCACACCTTAAAATACCCTTAAACTCAAGTGCAAGGACGGTGTGAATATAAGGACAGATGTCAGTACCTGAAAATGATGAAGATTCACAAATCCTTCAGGAGGAGCCTTTGGGTAGAAACGTTCCAAATTCACCAAATGTCCCTCAAATTTTTCTGATTTAGTCGTGAGATGATGTTAAAGCATCGGCTGAGGAATGAtgcatctggaaaaaaaagagagagagactagagagagagagagagagagagagagagagagagagagagagagagagagagagagactggagagagagagagagagagagagagagtcgtgCGCGCTGAGCCATGAGCCATTTTTGGGAAGCTCTTCGTGACAGTCGGGTAAAAGCTCTTTCTGTTTAATTACACCTAACTGATACactattcattatatatatatttttatgtctacttcatagtttttatttataacaatctCTTTTAGCTGTGTCGTGATCTTTTGGAGAGGAGAACATTTACGCATGGTGCGCAACATTTATCCGATCCACCGGCCACATTTACATTGACAATATTCCCACCATCACAAAAGGTAAGTGCTTCACAAATTATTCATGTAGAAATATCAGGTAGCTGATGTCATAATTTCTagcatgctttttttcccccttcttcttTAATCCTGGTCATATTCCTTCATTCTGGTTGGATATTTGGAAAGGCTATAAACACGAGACTTCTTTCCCCTCTGATTACTCTCGACGAGGTGAGAATCGATCAGAAGAAATTAAAACCGACTGTAATTCATTTCTACACAGTGTGTTCACACAAAGGTCACGCctcgattatttatttaacctgcGACTGGAGCTAGGCTCATCCCCGTGGCCTCGATTTATATCTAACACAAGCTGTCGACAGGACCAGTAGGCttataaatgtcattttaaagacACTGAATACGGTTTAAAATGATATTGACAGGCATGAAATTGTGCAGTTATAGGTCTATATGGCAGTATGGCAACCTTGCAGTGAAGAAAGACTGTTGAGAGCCTCTTAAGGCTTGGCATATAGAGTCATTGAAATTGGAATTTCAAGAAGTAATCATTCTTACTGAAGACGTGATGCTGCGTTCACAAACACCTATTACTATACTGTTTTCAAATATTACACCGCCAGATGTTGTGACAATCTCTTTAGTAAATTAGTATAGGGATTTGGATGTCTCTTTATCCTCTGAGTTTGGATCAACATCAATAAATCAGTATTTGTGAGAAAAACAGACTGAATAAAAGCACATTTATCCTTTTCAACTGAACTACGATAGATTTCTGTGTTCAAACTACCTTAAAGGGAGGCCCCTAAACCTGTTTTACTGGCTTCGAGAGGAATGTTAGAGGGGTTTTAAAGTGTGTTTCGGAGTCCTGAGAATGGTCGAGATGggttttttgcttttgttgttttatgAAGTGCTACAGGTTGAAATCGTGTGGTATGTGGTGTAATTATTATCCTGGCAAGTTGTCAAGTTTCAATGAAGCATTTTCTGTTCCTCAAAACCTACCGTGTAGCCTACTCGTATATAACTCAGAGCGTTGGGAAGACTTTTTAGAGAAAAGTAGCTAACCttgatttttgcatttttattagaacagaaaactttcatttttttcttatagAAAGAAAAGGTCTTTGGTCACGGCACCACAAACTAGTGATTTACACATTTACGAAACTGTTATTTCTATCAAAGAACACAGATGGAATTACCTGcttttattactgtaaatatcaACAGGAAgggaattttaaaaagaaaagaaaaaacaacaaaatgtgcaGGTGGACAAACATtagtggtcagtgattggttattgggaacaaTGCTGATCTGTGATTGGTTGTTGCTAACAATAGTAATCAGTGattactgtatgtattttttccACTTAAAAGCtagactgaagaaaaaaaagctaatttgtGAAACGTGTACTGTTTTAAATTGTAACAAATGGTGCATGATGGATTTCTTGTAGCAGGAATAGGATATACTTTATAATTTATAGTTTTGGAttctggtcagaaggtgttgattgatttcCTACAGcaacagctctgacaatagtgcagctgcaaatcacaagtttatacaAATACTAATCTTTTCAGGAGTTTGCAGTTTCTTGGTAGCATCTTAttacgaaaaagaaaaaaagagaagctagTGAGGATGATAACAGCAAATAACTAGTTTCAGCAATGTATAATTAAATGCAGTTATAAAGGTATGATGtgttcttcaataaataattaaataatagaaCAAAAAATTGCTGTGATTTTAAGAGGCATAAAACAATTTGGGATGCGCTgtaataggattttttttaattattataattttttttaacaaccctgtcatgtttattcattttatactaCTAAGACTTCTTGCTGTGTATTGTACACTACCAGTTGTACTTACTTTAAGCATTTGCATTTTGTCCTGGAATTCAGTACAGCCGAAAGGTCTAAAAGGACAATGAGAAGtattgtattattaataattcatgTACTTTTACTGAGCTGTTATTTGAGCTGTAACCATAGAGTGCCGCTAGAGGGCAGTACAGATGGCTAGATTTCGTCTGTGGAAAACCtcatttaaatgctttaaaaaatagaaataattgACAAGGAGGATAATTGTCAAAGGCCATTTTCCATATTAGATGACCCTCTGTCCTCCCCTTTTAGCCTCTGCATCCTTTAAAACACCTGTCTCTATTTAATCTGAGAAACACATTAGCATAAATCAGGACATAAGGTGAAAGAAGTCTTACTCAGATCTGTAACAGTGATTAAACACTGCAGGTGCTTTTCATTTAACACCGTGAATTTTCCAAGAAGCTATAACATCtaacataaacagatttatatgaattttaaagaaataatgaCATCTTACACCTCACATGATTAAAAGTCAAAGAGCAGGAACTAAATTCAGTAGTGTCTGAGTTAAATCAACTCGAGCTCAGGATGGAACGGGGCACCTTATATAagatattattgttatttttaaaaaaaaattgtattattaaaGGAGGGCACCGTGGCTCAAATGCCGtttccaccctgtgtgtgtggtgcttgcatgttctccctgtgctacAGGAGTTTACTCTGTGGAGTCCgatttcctcctccagtccaaagacatgcgttgtaggctgattggcatttccacattgtctgtagtgtttgaatgggtgagtgattgtgccctgcgatgagttggcaccccatccagggtgtcccccaccttatgcacagagttccctgggatatgctccaggctccccctcaTATTCTGGTCAGAGTCATGGTCGGTCTGGAGCCAATCCATTTAATACTGCGTGCAAGACAGCTGAGACACCAGTCCAGTCCATTGCCTGTCACCATGCgctcacccattcacacatgtGGGCAATTTAACATGTTATCAACctagcagaattttttttattattttatttatttatttatttttgataagTAAACTCATACAAACATGAGAAGAACATGCTAAAGtttgcacagacagtaacctgagctcaggattgaaccagggaacctgtgaggcagcaatgctaccttTTTAATTTTAGGCATAAATCTGATGGAAATTTAGTCATTCTTACTGACCTCTAGTGGCAGAAATGTCATTACAGGCTAGATTGAGCAAACTAACTGACTTAATATTTTACGcaatttaaagtatttattaatATCCTCAAATTTTTAAAGGGGGTAGTGTTAATTGGCAAAAAAACCCTACAACAATgcaacaaagttttttttttccggccttcagtagtttatttattttattttacttgttaaaagcctggaaaaggatgtataaaagttttttttttttttttaaatttaataagacCACATAGCTGTAATAGTAGTGCTTAAATAGCATAATGCAGTATATTGACATCATAGGGTGGCAATAAAACTCCCGTCTGTCTAGTACTGAACTCTCTGCATGACAAGTGATATTCCTTGTTTCTTAACCCAgcaacactttttatttttaattttttattaattaacacTTAAGAAAAGCAATGCCATGCCATATAAAGTTATAGATGAAAAGACAATGGCGACATCTAGCGGCAGTAGGTGGAATTGTGTGGACTGTTTCAGGTCACACAGCAATTTAATGCTGTCTCACTTTTTGAACACGTGATCATTGTTGAAACGCAAGCATTATATTCAGTCTAGGCTCCCTACTACAGTGCAAACAAATGAGGATGATCATCATTtcaatgtgtatgtgtggaaaataatccaagCTCCTTCATATACTTATATCTTTATTGGTAGTGCATTTTTTTATACATCATTGATGagcaactaaaaaaaaataatcaaagaacAGGAAACCATCTTCATTTTCACAACACCTCTCATTGTCcaccaattttatttaattttttgccaATTTTTCCCCAATTTGCCAGAGACAATGAGCTGTGTCTTAGAAAGATCTGTAACTGTTCTCATTTTAAAAGTGCATGATAACTGACTTTAAGCAGATATATAGAGAgttcacttgtgtgtgtgtgtgtgtgtgtgtatatagacaTGACAAAGGCTATCTACATATTGTTCGATCCAGCACAGAGAAAAGCAAAGAGAGAGTAATGGATTCGTCGAACAAAGTGAAAGTAGATATACGGAACAGTAATATATGCAGGAGGCACTAATGGCATGCACTTAGATGAGTGTGCACTTTAAGCAGCTTGTTCTGAATTGATGCTGAAGGTATATAATGCCAGTCTAAATAGAGTTAGGAGTCCGATTCTGTTATCCAACACGAGCAGCTGTGAAGCGAATCTGAGACAGAATACCTTATCTATAACTAAGGATTAATTGCCTCAAGTCCTCGAGTCTCGTCaggactttcttttttttactcgCATCTTTTTGTTTGGTCCTCGTCAATAACGGtgattaaactgtaataaaggGGTTCAAAAAACCTTTGACGTATAGTGTCAATATGTGTACAAAGGAAAACAATAAGGATAAGGATTTTAAGCCTGACACAAGAAAAGCagtagtttatttaaaaaaataataataattaaaaagcaCTTCAGCTCATGCTTTCAAACCACTCCTTATTCCAGCAAGTGACAGACCGTTACCTTATGTAGTGTAGCAAACCTTTCCACAAACAGCTAGACATCTTTACATTCTTTATATTAAAGATCAAGGATTTCAAAGCAGTTAGACAACACTTGGCTTTCCATGTAAAAGAGGCTTATCGCATATAACGCCATACTGATGTAACCAGACTGTTGTTTAAGACAGTAAAGCAGGACTGCAATaagtttaaagaaaaatatgaaCTTGGGATGTTTGTAGTGTTTAATCTCATAAGGCTCAGGTTTACCTTTAGTGTCGTTACATGTTAACGTGACGCGAGCAAACTCGTGCTGTAAGTCATAAGCATGTAGTGTTAGCTGAGGGTGTTCAAACCCAAGTAGTGTTCCAACAGTTATCACAAGAGTAAACTTTAGTTAGTGTTTACAACACCAAATACATAACATTGTTTGTTTTAGATGGTTTAGATGCTTTAGTAGAACCGGAGGAAGTGCTgctggatgaatggatttgGAAAAACCAGTCGCAGACAACTGGGTGTGAAGGTGACACTGAGAAACCAATACCATTaaccgcacacacacgcacacacagcaaaagaacagtgtgtgtgtgtgagtgtgcacaTGTAAATGGGCCAAATACATTCCTACAATTAGCTTTAGCTTTAAGTTCTGGCATCCACAGACTCCTTTTATAATAACCATCAAACTGAAGGTGAAAAATATAACATAAGGGCGGGAATCTGTTCATAATATTCAACATCAGCTAACATGAAATATTGGTTTTGTAGAGTCGGggtcttaaaatgacagttaGGCCCCGTCCACACGTATACAGCTATACGTGCTCCGAAAAAAACATTCCTCTcaacaagaagaaaaatatttccattcacaggaaaagacaaaaaaaaaaaaaaaaaacgatttgaaaactctcacatgagCATGTGACAAGCGTGTAATAACAAAACAAGACTCAATGAATAAATTTGACATTATCACGTAAGAAGTTACACCATTCTCATGTGAAAAATGATGGTTTCGAAACTGTACGTGTGGACGGGGCTTTAGTCAACATGGTGCATAAACCTCTAAGGATATTGTAGTACAATCAAATGAATCTCAAAAAGCAGTTGGTTTTATAACCCTGACCACTTTGATAAGAATTTTGACGGACCTTTGGCTTTAAAGTCTTCAATTCTTTAAAGAGTAAAGGGAGAATCCTCAAGAGGATGACGTGAGTGActcagtaataaaaaataaaaaaaatacacatcatCAGGAACAACAGTGAGGCCCTAGAGGATATATAATACATGACAGAGACGTGAGTGGAGGACAATCTGAGACCAAAAAAGACATAGCATAGGCTTTTATGGAATACATAAGGAGtcctcaatgtgtgtgtgtgtgtgtgtgtgtgtgtgtgtgtgtgtgtgtgtgtgtcagggggAAGGAATCACTTGCACCTCTGGAGTACCTCCTGCATCCTCTCTTGCACGTTCTCCATCTTCTCGGCCCACTCCTCACTCAGGccctcctcatcatcaccaaTGATGGCGGCGTAACCAATCAGAGCGATGAGGCCGATGCAGAACAGGTAGGTGAGGCGTGTGCACAGGTTCTCCATCACCCTACGATCTCCTTGTGAGTGAGTCATGTAGACCTCGAGGATGGGCCGGCTGAAGAGCTTGGGCTTGCCCATTACGCCGTCATAGAGTGTGTGCAGGTTTTGGTCGCCCATGTCGTTGGCATAGCTTTCCTCGAAATCATCGCGCTTGCGCTCCTTGTGCTCGGGCCGTGCCTCCACCACCTCCATGAACTTACGGAACTGGTGGCGTAGGTTCTGCTCTACGCTGTTGTACTGGCCGTCCAATGTCTCCTTCTTGATCTGGAGCAACGCGCTGCGGTTCTGGTCTGTAAGCTTATCCAAGGCTCGGTTCACGCTGCCAAATTCGCGTCGGAGGGTTTGAATCTCCTCATCATCCACGTGGTGGAGCACGACGCGGATCAGTGAGCCTGCCACACCGAAGATGGGGTTCACCACAGCAGCTGCTGATGAGATGGTGGCTACACACTCCAACACCTTCACCAGGCCTCGCTTCAGCTTGTCTCGGTCCTCTAAGATCTCAATGTCAGCCATGGCCTAAAACAGAAATGTTGGCCTGATGGGGAGAAGAAGATATACTTTAACCATATTATAAAGACATCTACGTTCCCAAACAGGTACAAATACAAAATCACAGAAAGTAGACATTGTATTAGACCAAATAAGTTTCTATGAAGTTATTTAAACTATAGAATTCACAGTtcctgggggttttttttgtgtgtgttcatgaaaTTTTAGGTTCATAAAATATAATCCCATTGAATTCCATTTCAGCTCCGGAAAACGTTGAAAAGTTCCCGGCGGTGAACATTTATATAAGGCACTGTATATTAAGTCTCTCATGCGGACAGCCTGAGACTCTCTTAAGGTACTTTCTTATAGAAATCTACTCATATATATTGATGTGAGATGGTAACGTAATCCTTTGTAAAAGCCTGCAGCTTTCAGTACCCTACTGAATGCAAAacgctcatttgcatattgctCTGTGGCGAGTATACCTGAACAGCTCCGAGTGAGCTACAGGTCCTTAAAAAGATATCAGTATCTATTCAGAGACTTTTACAACAACTATGTATCATCAAATCGATTCAATCTGAAATGGTACAACTTTTGATAGAACTGCAAGGAGTGCTAAATGTTAAATCAAGAGACACCAAGCTAATAGTCACTACAACCAAAGCCTGAAATTTAACTTGGAAAAGACAAATATTTATTGCgcaaacaataaaacagaataaTCCACAGTTACAAAGAATTGGAAACGGTcaaccaggaaaaaaaataaaaaaataaaccaatatgTTGGTGCAAAATGTCCAGCTTGCTTGACTATACATTCAGCAACACTTTTAgatttatatcatataatatttTCCATAACTCTGtttaaagtgaataaaaaaatgatagGAATTTTAAGTGCTAAGCCAACAAAAATGTACAGAACACAATATAAGAATAGAAAGAAACAGTTTTCTTATTGCCCATAATATAAATAGCATAtataatggtttccattataaAGTAGTGGAAACTAAGACAGCTGTGGTTTAGCAACCTTTCAGTTCACTTGGCATCATTCCTACTCGCTACACTCATCCAGGACTTCTTGCATCTTGGTCTGAATGTCGATAACTCTCTGAGCCCACTTCTCCCTGACCTCGTCCTCGTCGTCCTCCGTGACTGCGTAGTAGGCCATCAGTGCCATGAGGCCGATTTGGAAGAGGTGGGCTAGATGAGCGCATCTAGCCTCCATGATCTTTCTGTCCCTGTCGCAGTGCTCTAGATAAGTTGTCAGCAGTGGCCTCCCAAAAAGACTGTTCTTGCCCATGACGCCTCGGTAGTACACGTCCAAGCTCAAGTCGCTCTTGTCCTTTTCGTAGATATTCTTGAAATTCTCCATGTAACGTTCGGCATCGTCTGGGTCCGTCCTGACCCGGTCCACCATGGTGTTGAAGGCGTCGTATTGGTGCTTGATATACTCCTCGTACTTGCCAAACGTTTCGTTGATTTCGTCGATGCGGATTTGGCGCAGCGTCTGCTTGTTCTGCTGGGAGATGCTCTCCAGCTTGTCGTGAATCTGCTTGAAGTCCTTGTCCAGCTCGTTGGGTTCATCTTCCACCAGGCCTTTCCTCACTACACCCACCAACGAGGTGACGATGCCAAACAGAGGGTCAATGGAGGAGGCGAAGGAGGACACTTTCTCCACGTAACCCAGAACCTTGGCCGCTGTTTGCTTGATTTGCTCCTTGTCTGCCATTGATGCAGAGGGGTCGCTGGCTTTGTGTTTACCGAACCCTTGGTCCCCTGTGAttctgaaaaaaagaaggaaaaacgtGTCAAAGAACCAAAGAACTTCACAACCACCGCTTTATCCAACAACCGAGCCACTACTCAGTACACGAGTTCGATATTTCAATGATCCCAGTTCCATGATCTAAACATTCACTTTCATTACCATCCATGTAGATGTATTAGGGTGCTGTCCAGTTCTGAAACAACCGAGGAGAGAAACGTGGTATGTACCAATAAAATACACTGATCATTATGGATCAGCTTTAGAGACCAAAATTTGATCCTAGATTAGATCATTATTATAGTACTCATTGACATTGACGTTGTCCATTGAATACCTAACACTAAACCATTAAGGAAGCCTATATAGGTTTCTTCAAAAAGCTGGATATAATTGCTACTGGAagcaagctgccactgtttgcTGAAGTGTAAACAAAGGCTAGCTTAATGTCATATTCATAtgatcgatttttttttttttttttttttttttcccccccaacaCCAGTGAATCACAGGCTGTAAACCAGTCTCTTAATGCCAAACCACAACCAATTAGCAATTAGCTGGCCTTCTTGttcttattattttaacatGAGCCAGCTATTCATCAGGAAAAGAACTATCATAGCCAAAATAAACCCTTacaatacatttatacataaattCATGCAGTTGCATAATGTAGAGACTGCGTCTAGCACTGAATCACTGCCGACTGTCAGGCTAAACTGGTTagcttaaaatgaaaacaaaccgAACGACGGCCGTCTTAACCAACATCACAAATCAACATCGGAACAAAATGACTTTACACGAGGCATACGGACTAAAACAGTGaacaggaaaaagagaaaatgggCCCAAGCTAAGGATCTTACCTGCTTTAATGTCTGTAGCTGTTCCCTTCCTAATGGTGCTGCTGTGTTTTTCGTGCAGGCAGCCAGTATCTCAGCCTCAAGCTGGAGAGACCGACCCTGCCTCTGTGCTATATATGGCCAGGTTGAGGGAGTGACTCATATCTGAGCAATGCTCATTGGGTTAGGGAGGGAAGGAAgtggaggaaggaaaaaaatgcaGCCGTTCCGCAGTCCTTTCATACAGCTCAGAAAATGGCTGCCACGCTCCTCGCTGCAATTGGCTAGCAGCAATTCAGAAGTATGTATTCGCTTTTTAGACCTGGGCGTATTGAGAAAAGGGCAGTCTATAGAAACATTCAGGAAATGGATGTCATTGTCGGTTGTGGCATTGTCGAGGAACTAGAATTTCCAGATACTggtatgaaaacaaaatatggGGAGAATTCACTACTGAAAGCAAACAAAGAGCTGACAATTGGGAATGTGGTTTGAAGAGTAACACTGTTCACATTGTTAAACGCAGCTGCTGGACAACTGTTCACACTGCAATCGAATTCTGTGCAGCTGCCCATATAAACAACTGTGAGTAGCTTTAAAGACAGAGTCTGGCTCTGGGTGCTCTTTAGACATATATTTTACATCCaaacaatattaataatgtaGTTGTAATGCTTGAATTACTGGTACAGTATGATAAGTGACTCATTTCGATTTAATTCTTGATATTTCTGAAAGAAATACCACAAATGTAACACAACAACCCACTGGCATTGTGGTGCATCATGGTATATCATTATAACTTAAAATTGAAAT
This genomic interval from Ictalurus punctatus breed USDA103 chromosome 23, Coco_2.0, whole genome shotgun sequence contains the following:
- the LOC108256188 gene encoding protein rapunzel isoform X1, with translation MADIEILEDRDKLKRGLVKVLECVATISSAAAVVNPIFGVAGSLIRVVLHHVDDEEIQTLRREFGSVNRALDKLTDQNRSALLQIKKETLDGQYNSVEQNLRHQFRKFMEVVEARPEHKERKRDDFEESYANDMGDQNLHTLYDGVMGKPKLFSRPILEVYMTHSQGDRRVMENLCTRLTYLFCIGLIALIGYAAIIGDDEEGLSEEWAEKMENVQERMQEVLQRCK
- the LOC108256188 gene encoding protein rapunzel isoform X2, translated to MADKEQIKQTAAKVLGYVEKVSSFASSIDPLFGIVTSLVGVVRKGLVEDEPNELDKDFKQIHDKLESISQQNKQTLRQIRIDEINETFGKYEEYIKHQYDAFNTMVDRVRTDPDDAERYMENFKNIYEKDKSDLSLDVYYRGVMGKNSLFGRPLLTTYLEHCDRDRKIMEARCAHLAHLFQIGLMALMAYYAVTEDDEDEVREKWAQRVIDIQTKMQEVLDECSE
- the LOC108256177 gene encoding protein rapunzel, whose translation is MPNPLEKVVAQKKEAIEAVMELFERGAEVLASTVGEIFPLCEAAAPVLKLALDNVESKEVFYVKEQFLVVRNRLDVISSQLEDINREIQKGRVDSQYFSIEENLRNQFRKYLDILEAKPQFREVKMRLFLDHFSKTGGERNLFVLYDALMGTNTFGESILEVVEKYEARNRRVLEDFCVRMKELFCLGLIALLGHCALTQGEDIEQEKISEWSERIHEVETKMKAVIEECVKSFAEQACLDIQRLVQEKEGGSLQDTAQELLSFLARKYDWVKWSVRIINHSGSSYRNWRAGDNFQYVIGQNWFDVLQVNDTNVVVSYCSNPQPLPKDNLQQLMDGPAKKGDAKAVVENLEKQLSGFMVHAVSRHKQSFAAWNFPEDCHYWERHKNVALCVHSD